One genomic segment of Esox lucius isolate fEsoLuc1 chromosome 15, fEsoLuc1.pri, whole genome shotgun sequence includes these proteins:
- the LOC105015987 gene encoding nuclear export mediator factor Nemf encodes MKTRFNTVDIRAVIAEINANYLGMRVNNVYDIDTKTYLIRLQKPDTKAVLLVESGLRIHSTDFEWPKNVMPSGFAMKCRKHLKSRRLTQVKQLGVDRIVDIQFGSDEAAYHLIVELYDRGNIILADHEYTILNLLRFRTAEGEEDVKIAVRERYPVENARPPEPLISLERLTKVLTEAQSGEQVKRVLNPHLPYGATLIEHCLMEVGLSGFIKVDTQFNAARDAPKILEALKMAEEYMEKTSSFSGKGYIIQKCEKKPNLAPDKPPEELLTYEEFHPFLFAQHAKSHYVEFDTFDKAVDEFYSKMESQRIDVKALQQEKQALKKLDNVKRDHEQRLDALHQLQEVDRLKGELVEMNLAIVDRALQVVRSALANQVDWAEIGLIVKEAQAAGDPVACAIKELKLQTNHITMLLKNPYAVLEDGEEEEETVAQVVEEKKGKRNKNRGQKGQPKKDQPMLVDVDLSLSAYANAKKYYDHKRTAAKKEQKTVEAAQKAFKSAEKKTKQTLKEVQTVTTIQKARKVYWFEKFLWFISSENYLIIAGRDQQQNEIIVKRYLRAGDIYVHADLHGATSCVIKNPSGVPVPPRTLTEAGTMAVCYSAAWDAKVITSAWWVHHHQVTKTAPTGEYLTTGSFMIRGKKNFLPPSYLMMGFSFLFKVDEQCVFRHRGERKVKTIDEDMEGVTSSTADLLEDGEELIGDDSSNEGEGEDGGDGKKNGKAEEETGGTEDEEGAEEEAGDTKGLDTGEGDEGEGDEAEVKSDKESAEFSFPDTTISLSHLQSSRENQSAGFKPKVSIQVTVGEQKAGKHMTAKQRREEKKKKGKASEIQEEEGGQIEAHNAPAANQEAKSGGGGGASQPPLKRHQKNKLKKIKEKYKDQDEEDRELMMKLLGSAGAAKEEKPKKGKKGKLQDEHARKAQQKQGPRPRPQEVILKRSEGDEEALAGEEASPELDDKEGEDQDQDNPGAEEAENLLNSLTGQPHPEDVLLFAVPVCAPYTALTNYKHKVKLTPGTQKKGKAARTAVFSFMKARDASTREKDLFRSVKDTDLSRNIPGKVKVSAPNLLAAKKK; translated from the exons ATGAAAACAAGATTTAATACCGTGGATATCAGGGCAGTCATTGCCGAGATAAATGCCAA TTACCTTGGTATGCGGGTCAACAACGTGTATGACATCGACACCAAGACCTATCTCATCCGTCTTCAAAA gcCTGATACTAAAGCAGTTCTGCTAGTTGAATCAGGACTCCGCATTCACTCTACAGACTTTGAGTGGCCCAAAAATGTCATGCCTTCTGGCTTTGCCATGAAA TGTCGGAAACATCTAAAGTCTAGGCGGCTGACACAGGTCAAGCAACTTGGGGTGGACAGGATTGTCGACATCCAGTTTGGCTCAGATGAAGCTGCTTACCACCTGATAGTTGAACTCTACGACAGG GGTAACATTATCCTGGCAGACCACGAGTACACCATTCTTAACTTGCTGCGTTTCCGGACggcagaaggagaggaggacgtGAAGATAGCGGTGAGGGAGAGGTACCCTGTGGAGAATGCCAGGCCCCCGGAACCCCTCATCAGCCTGGAGAG ACTCACCAAAGTCCTGACCGAGGCACAGAGCGGAGAACAAGTGAAAAGGGTCCTCAATCCCCACCTTC CGTATGGAGCCACTCTTATTGAGCACTGTCTGATGGAAGTGGGACTCTCTGGCTTCATCAAGGTGGACACCCAGTTTAATGCTGCGCGAG ATGCACCCAAAATCCTTGAAGCCCTGAAAATGGCAGAGGAATATATGGAGAAAACGTCAAGCTTCAGTGGAAAG GGCTACATCATCCAAAAATGTGAGAAGAAACCAAATTTGGCTCCTGACAAACCTCCTGAAGAATTGCTCAC ATATGAAGAATTCCACCCATTCCTTTTTGCACAACATGCAAAGAGCCACTATGTTGAATTTGATACATTTGACAAG GCGGTGGATGAGTTCTATTCCAAGATGGAGAGTCAGAGAATTGACGTGAAGGCCCTACAGCAAGAAAAACAGGCCCTGAAGAAGCTGGACAACGTCAAGAGGGACCATGAGCAGAGGCTGGACGCACTGCACCAACTTCAG GAGGTTGACAGGTTAAAGGGTGAGCTGGTGGAGATGAACTTGGCCATAGTGGACAGGGCTCTGCAGGTGGTGCGCAGTGCCCTGGCCAACCAGGTGGACTGGGCAGAGATTGGCCTGATCGTCAAGGAGGCCCAGGCGGCCGGAGACCCAGTGGCCTGCGCCATCAAGGAGCTGAAGCTCCAGACCAACCACATCACCATGCTTCTGAA GAACCCGTACGCTGTTCTGGAGgacggggaggaggaggaggagaccgTAGCCCAGGTGGTGGAGGAAAAGAAGGGGAAGAGGAACAAGAACCGAGGCCAGAAGGGCCAACCGAAGAAGGACCAGCCCATGCTGGTTGATGTAGACCTCAGCTTGTCCGCCTACGCCAACGCCAAAAA GTATTACGACCACAAGCGCACTGCTGCTAAGAAAGAACAGAAAACCGTGGAGGCTGCCCAGAAG GCGTTTAAATCTGCAGAGAAGAAGACCAAACAAACCCTGAAGGAGGTGCAAACGGTTACCACGATTCAGAAGGCCAGGAAGGTCTACTG GTTTGAAAAGTTCCTGTGGTTCATCAGCTCAGAAAATTACCTAATCATCGCAGGCCGCGACCAGCAACAGAACGAAATCATCGTGAAGCGCTACTTGAGGGCCG GTGATATCTACGTCCATGCTGACCTACATGGAGCAACCAGTTGTGTCATCAAGAACCCGTCTG GTGTGCCCGTTCCTCCGCGCACCCTGACCGAGGCCGGCAccatggctgtgtgctacagcGCCGCCTGGGACGCCAAGGTCATCACCAGCGCCTGGTgggtccaccaccaccag GTGACCAAGACGGCCCCCACCGGAGAGTACCTGACCACCGGGAGTTTCATGATCCGCG GGAAGAAAAACTTTCTGCCTCCCTCTTATTTGATGATGGGTTTCAGCTTTCTCTTCAAG GTGGATGAGCAGTGTGTTTTTAGACACAGGGGTGAAAGGAAAGTGAAGACCATTGATGAGGACATGGAGGGAGTGACATCCAGCACAGCAGACCTGCTGGAGGACGGAGAGGAGCTTATAG GAGATGACAGTAGTAacgagggagagggggaagacggaggagatggaaagaaaaatgGAAAAGCGGAGGAAGAAACAGGAGGGACAGAGGATGAAGAGGGGGCAGAAGAGGAGGCTGGAGATACTAAAGGACTTGACACtggagagggggatgaaggagagggggatgaggcAGAGGTGAAGAGTGATAAGGAGAGTGCTGAGTTCAGTTTTCCAGACACCACCATCTCCCTTTCCCATCTGCAGTCCTCCAG gGAAAACCAAAGTGCTGGTTTCAAACCAAAGGTGTCCATTCAG GTTACTGTAGGGGAGCAAAAAGCTGGAAAACACATGACAGCCAAGCAACGGCG ggaggagaagaagaagaaggggaAAGCTTCTGAAATTCAGGAAGAAGAGGGGGGACAGATAGAGGCACATAATGCCCCCGCAGCCAATCAAGAGGCCAagagtggaggagggggaggagcctCTCAGCCTCCACTGAAGAGACATCAAAAG AACAAGCTGAAGAAAATCAAAGAGAAGTATAAAGACCAGGATGAAGAAGACCGCGAACTGATGATGAAATTATTGGGG TCTGCCGGCGCCGCTAAGGAAGAGAAACCCAAGAAAGGCAAGAAAGGAAAACTCCAAGATGAACATGCCAGGAAAGCCCAGCAGAAGCAAGGTCCAAGACCCCGTCCACAGGAGGTCATCCTTAAGAGATCAGAAGGAGACGAGGAGGCGCTGGCTGGGGAGGAGGCCTCCCCAGAACTGGACGACAAG GAAGGCGAAGACCAGGACCAAGACAACCCTGGAGCAGAG GAAGCGGAGAACCTGCTGAACTCTCTAACGGGCCAGCCACACCCAGAGGATGTGCTCCTGTTTGCTGTGCCAGTCTGTGCCCCCTACACGGCCCTCACTAACTACAA GCACAAAGTGAAACTGACCCCGGGAACACAGAAGAAAGGAAAAG CTGCCCGAACTGCAGTGTTCAGCTTCATGAAGGCCAGGGATGCCTCGACCAGGGAGAAAGACCTGTTTCGCAGTGTCAAG GATACGGATTTATCAAGAAACATCCCGGGCAAAGTAAAAGTATCAGCACCTAACCTGCTGGCAGCAAAGAAGAAATAG
- the klhdc2 gene encoding kelch domain-containing protein 2 — protein MAEMEEDIADHLPVDDEDEESERDEDEIREFDWLVEEAEELDDDDEEDEDVVVPNTEAESIELDQPAERSGHIAVVDGHCMYVWGGYKNSQTTGYFDLYLPRNEIWIYNMETQRWKKQMTGGNLHASMSGSCGVCVDGVLYLFGGHHARGNTNRVFRLPLRTPVLIWEEMKDLKGLAPSCKDKLGCWVHKNRIIFFGGYGCVAQGAHRGTFEYDETSFMGDNPGRGWNNHIHILDLETSAWSQPVTKGTAPSPRAAHACAKVGNRGYVFGGRYRDYRLNDLYYVDMETWEWHEMSVPQHGPVGRSWHSLTPVSPDHVFLFGGFTTYRETLSDAWLYCISKNEWQQFKHSHMESPRLWHTACSGPDGEVFVFGGCANNLLSQQRAAHSKELLIFTVQPKSLVWFCMETVLQHRERLSGSWDCLPKHLLHTLKQRMGGINTLGS, from the exons ATGGCAGAAATGGAGGAGGACATTGCTGACCACTTGCCTGTTGACGATGAAGATGAAGAGTCTGAGAGGGACGAAGATGAGATTAGAGAGTTTGACTGGTTGGTGGAGGAGGCCGAAGAACTTGACGACGACGACGAGGAAGATGAGGATGTGGTTGTTCCGAACACTGAGGCAGAGTCCATTGAGCTGGACCAGCCAGCTGAGCGCAGTGGTCACATAGCAGTAGTGGATGGCCACTGCATGTATGTTTGGGGTGGATATAAG AATTCCCAAACTACAGGTTACTTCGACTTATACTTGCCGCGGAATGAAATCTGGATCTACAACATGGAGACCCAGCGATG GAAGAAGCAGATGACCGGGGGGAACCTGCATGCATCCATGTCTGGCAgttgtggggtgtgtgtggacGGAGTGCTCTATCTGTTTGGAGGCCACCATGCCAGGGGAAATACTAACAGG GTCTTTCGACTCCCTCTCCGAACACCTGTTCTCATCTGGGAGGAGATGAAGGATCTCAAGGGCCTGGCCCCCTCCTGCAAGGACAAACTGGGCTGCTGGGTCCACAAAAATAG GATAATATTCTTTGGGGGCTACGGCTGTGTGGCACAAGGAGCTCACCGAGGGACATTCGAATACGATGAGACGTCATTCATG GGAGATAATCCGGGGCGGGGCTGGAACAACCACATTCACATCCTGGATCTGGAGACATCGGCGTGGAGCCAGCCGGTTACCAAG GGCACTGCCCCCTCACCCCGGGCGGCTCATGCCTGTGCCAAGGTGGGCAACCGAGGCTATGTGTTCGGAGGGCGCTACAGG GATTACCGCTTGAACGACTTGTACTACGTCGACATGGAGACGTGGGAGTGGCACGAAAT GAGTGTTCCACAGCACGGTCCCGTGGGGCGCTCGTGGCACTCCCTAACCCCTGTGTCACCTGACCACGTGTTCCTGTTCGGAGGCTTCACCACATACAGGGAGACGCTGA GTGACGCGTGGCTGTACTGCATCAGCAAGAACGAGTGGCAGCAGTTCAAACACAGCCACATGGAGAGCCCAAG gctcTGGCACACGGCGTGTTCCGGCCCTGACGGAGAGGTGTTTGTGTTCGGCGGCTGTGCCAACAACCTGCTGTCCCAACAGAGAGCG GCGCACAGCAAAGAGTTACTGATCTTCACAGTCCAACCCAAGTCACTCGTCTG GTTCTGCATGGAGACGGTTCTGCAGCACAGGGAGAGGCTGTCTGGGTCCTGGGACTGCCTGCCGAAACACCTGCTGCACACCCTCAAGCAGAGGATGGGAGGCATCAACACCCTGGGGTCATAG